A single Marinitoga aeolica DNA region contains:
- the pgsA gene encoding CDP-diacylglycerol--glycerol-3-phosphate 3-phosphatidyltransferase, which yields MTLWTAPNILTFIRILATIPMFIITYDEKYYLIAFFVYILVSLTDLLDGYIARKYNLVSDFGKFMDQIADKILINALFIAFLEMHKVSGWFVAIIIVRDIFISGLRMFLANKNVVVAADKWGKLKTFSQTILIASLYLTPLFSFLDTVNLVLVILTTFFSLFSGYNYLVKNLVYLKGE from the coding sequence ATGACGTTATGGACGGCCCCAAATATACTGACGTTTATAAGAATATTGGCAACAATACCTATGTTTATTATTACATATGATGAAAAATACTATTTAATTGCATTTTTTGTATATATTCTTGTTTCTCTAACAGATTTACTTGATGGATATATAGCAAGAAAGTATAATCTTGTTAGCGATTTTGGTAAATTTATGGATCAAATTGCGGATAAAATACTCATTAATGCTTTATTTATTGCTTTTTTAGAAATGCATAAAGTTTCAGGATGGTTTGTTGCTATTATAATTGTTAGAGATATTTTTATTAGTGGATTAAGAATGTTTTTGGCTAATAAGAACGTTGTGGTAGCTGCAGACAAGTGGGGAAAATTAAAAACCTTTTCACAGACAATATTAATAGCTTCACTTTATTTAACGCCATTATTTTCTTTTTTAGACACAGTTAATCTTGTGCTTGTTATTTTGACAACTTTCTTTTCGTTATTTTCTGGTTATAACTATTTGGTGAAGAATTTAGTCTATCTTAAGGGGGAGTAA
- the thpR gene encoding RNA 2',3'-cyclic phosphodiesterase, giving the protein MNNRNKHLRTFIALDVNQSVRDILRDTILKLERMGFKGNWTKPENVHLTLYFMGDTYITKITEIAKRMEERITGFPTFAFTLNKVGYFKTRDFPRVIWLGIEGGNTLKQLHNEVIKSLKLSGIQVSDSEKDFHPHLTVGRIKKAPDFWEKLIKVLDVEKVIVPVNAVHIYSSTLTKTGPIYKKMYTIDFEGGMIING; this is encoded by the coding sequence ATGAATAACAGAAATAAACATTTACGGACATTCATAGCACTCGATGTAAATCAAAGTGTTAGAGATATTTTAAGAGATACAATTTTAAAACTTGAAAGAATGGGTTTTAAAGGTAACTGGACAAAACCCGAGAATGTTCATTTAACATTATATTTTATGGGGGATACATATATTACTAAAATTACAGAAATAGCTAAGAGAATGGAAGAAAGAATAACAGGATTTCCAACATTTGCATTTACTTTAAATAAAGTTGGATATTTTAAAACGAGGGATTTTCCAAGGGTTATTTGGTTGGGCATTGAAGGTGGAAATACGCTAAAGCAATTACATAATGAAGTTATAAAATCTTTAAAACTATCAGGGATTCAGGTTTCTGATAGTGAAAAAGATTTTCATCCTCATTTAACTGTTGGAAGAATAAAAAAAGCTCCAGATTTCTGGGAAAAACTTATAAAAGTTTTAGATGTTGAAAAGGTTATTGTTCCTGTAAATGCGGTTCATATATATTCATCTACATTAACAAAAACCGGACCAATATATAAGAAGATGTACACTATTGATTTTGAGGGAGGAATGATTATTAATGGCTAA
- the recA gene encoding recombinase RecA, which translates to MAKKPAKKDAINKEDMLDKLVKELEKNYGEGSIMILGKGLEEERKLDIVPSGVLSVDVALGVGGYPRGRIIEIYGNESSGKTTLALHSIAEVQKRGGIAAFIDAEHALDLEYAKKLGVNPDTLILSQPDFGEQALEIVDSIVRSNIVDLVVIDSVAALVPRAEIEGSMGDSHMGLQARLMSQALRKLAGSINKSKTIVIFINQTRMKIGVVYGNPETTAGGVALKFYSTIRMEVRKGTALREGKEAYGNEVNIKVVKNKVAPPFKEVKVDMIYGEGLAKENDIFNLAVANDIVKRSGAWFSYTDLAGNEISLGQGKIKALDYLKKNSYLFDEIEYRIREKLDLVIPEDLKEKIENASKETAEVKDEEKKDN; encoded by the coding sequence ATGGCTAAAAAACCAGCTAAAAAAGACGCCATAAATAAAGAAGATATGTTAGATAAATTGGTAAAAGAATTAGAGAAAAATTATGGCGAAGGTTCAATAATGATTTTAGGTAAAGGATTGGAAGAAGAAAGAAAATTGGATATAGTTCCAAGTGGTGTATTATCTGTTGATGTTGCCCTTGGTGTAGGTGGTTATCCAAGAGGTAGGATTATAGAAATATATGGTAATGAGTCAAGTGGAAAAACCACTCTTGCATTGCATTCAATTGCAGAAGTCCAAAAAAGAGGCGGAATTGCTGCATTTATTGATGCTGAACATGCCCTTGACCTTGAATATGCAAAGAAATTGGGTGTAAACCCTGATACTTTGATATTGTCACAACCAGATTTTGGAGAACAGGCTTTAGAAATTGTTGATAGTATTGTAAGATCTAATATTGTAGATCTGGTAGTTATTGACTCAGTAGCAGCTTTGGTGCCAAGAGCAGAAATTGAAGGTAGTATGGGAGATTCCCATATGGGATTACAGGCAAGATTGATGTCACAGGCATTAAGAAAATTAGCTGGAAGTATAAACAAATCGAAAACCATCGTAATTTTCATCAACCAAACACGTATGAAGATAGGTGTTGTATATGGAAATCCTGAAACTACAGCTGGTGGTGTGGCATTAAAATTTTATTCCACAATAAGAATGGAAGTTAGAAAGGGAACAGCTTTAAGGGAAGGTAAAGAAGCTTATGGTAATGAAGTAAATATTAAAGTTGTTAAAAATAAAGTAGCTCCACCATTTAAGGAAGTAAAGGTGGATATGATTTATGGTGAAGGATTGGCAAAAGAAAATGATATTTTCAATTTGGCAGTTGCAAATGATATTGTAAAAAGAAGTGGTGCATGGTTTTCATATACTGATTTAGCTGGAAATGAAATTAGTCTTGGTCAGGGAAAAATAAAGGCTCTTGATTATTTGAAAAAGAATTCATACCTTTTTGATGAGATAGAATATAGAATTAGAGAAAAATTAGACCTTGTTATTCCAGAAGATTTAAAAGAAAAAATTGAGAATGCATCTAAAGAGACAGCTGAGGTAAAAGATGAAGAAAAAAAGGATAATTGA
- a CDS encoding regulatory protein RecX — protein sequence MKKKRIIDPFDEEAAQRAAVNLLKFRARSEFEMKNRLLEKGFNLTVVDRVIEKLKEFKMLDDELFAYLYAYDKLTLNKKGPFIIKMELLNKFHIEEDTIYKAINKVLEEVNLKEIIRDIVLSQMKLKKDKRKIKEYIYKRGFESYLIEEVLDEVGGE from the coding sequence ATGAAGAAAAAAAGGATAATTGACCCTTTTGATGAAGAGGCAGCCCAAAGAGCTGCGGTTAATTTACTAAAATTTAGAGCTAGATCAGAATTTGAAATGAAAAATAGACTGTTAGAAAAAGGATTTAATTTAACTGTAGTAGATCGAGTTATTGAAAAATTGAAAGAATTTAAAATGTTAGATGATGAGTTATTTGCTTATTTATATGCATATGATAAACTAACGTTGAATAAAAAAGGTCCATTTATTATAAAAATGGAATTATTAAACAAGTTTCATATAGAAGAAGATACTATATATAAGGCTATAAATAAGGTGTTGGAAGAAGTTAATTTGAAAGAAATTATTCGTGATATAGTTTTATCTCAAATGAAACTAAAAAAAGATAAAAGAAAAATAAAAGAATATATTTATAAAAGAGGTTTTGAATCATATTTGATTGAAGAAGTATTAGACGAAGTTGGAGGTGAATAA
- the rny gene encoding ribonuclease Y, giving the protein MDVLYIIIIVLLAIISGVLYKIGLNKGLEKGNKEFIEKLKSEKEQLKMEIEIAKREKNEILRNAEKEADNIVKSALIESKEEIQKMKDEFNRELKLEKEELKSMEERLIRREEMIDRKEQNLEELKSKLDKEKEATQKLKEELENKLYEIANLTMEEAREKVLNEAKEKYELELAQKYKSLKEEYEEDAKRHAQWVVSIAVQRYASDVTSEITTSTIALPTDDMKGRIIGREGRNIRAFEKMTGCDLIIDDTPEVVVISGFNPLRREIAKRTLEALVADGRIHPARIEEVYEKTKKELEDIIKEAGKEAVMRVGIKPLHPELVKLLGRLKFRTSYGQDVLEHSIEVANFAGLMAAELGLNVELAKRAALLHDIGKAIDHEVEGSHAIVGGQIAKRYNEKLEVVNAIQYHHNEVDPMTPEAVIVGAADAVSAARPGARRETLENYIRRIEQLEEIAKGFRHVDKAYAIQAGRELRVIVQPDKIDDALADKLARDISAQIEETMEYPGVIKVTVIREKRSVAYAS; this is encoded by the coding sequence ATGGATGTTTTATATATAATTATTATTGTACTTTTAGCAATAATATCTGGTGTTTTATATAAAATAGGGTTAAATAAAGGATTAGAAAAAGGGAATAAGGAATTTATTGAAAAATTAAAATCTGAAAAAGAACAATTAAAAATGGAAATAGAAATAGCGAAAAGAGAAAAAAATGAAATATTAAGAAATGCAGAAAAAGAAGCTGACAATATTGTAAAATCAGCGCTTATTGAAAGTAAAGAAGAAATTCAAAAAATGAAAGATGAGTTTAACAGGGAATTAAAGCTTGAAAAAGAAGAATTAAAATCAATGGAAGAAAGATTAATTAGAAGAGAAGAAATGATAGATAGAAAGGAACAAAATCTTGAAGAATTAAAAAGCAAATTGGATAAAGAGAAAGAAGCAACACAAAAATTAAAAGAGGAATTAGAAAATAAATTATATGAAATAGCTAATTTGACAATGGAAGAAGCAAGAGAAAAGGTTTTAAATGAAGCAAAAGAAAAATATGAATTAGAATTAGCTCAAAAATATAAATCTTTGAAAGAAGAATATGAGGAAGATGCGAAAAGACATGCGCAATGGGTAGTAAGTATAGCTGTCCAAAGATATGCATCAGATGTAACCTCAGAGATTACAACTTCTACAATTGCATTGCCTACAGATGATATGAAGGGTAGAATTATAGGTAGAGAAGGAAGAAATATCAGGGCATTTGAAAAGATGACGGGTTGTGACTTGATTATTGACGATACACCAGAAGTTGTAGTTATTTCTGGATTTAATCCATTGAGAAGAGAAATAGCAAAAAGAACACTTGAAGCATTGGTTGCAGATGGTAGAATTCATCCAGCCAGAATAGAAGAAGTTTATGAAAAAACAAAGAAAGAATTAGAAGATATAATTAAAGAAGCTGGAAAAGAAGCAGTAATGAGGGTTGGAATTAAACCATTGCATCCAGAATTAGTAAAATTGTTAGGTAGATTAAAATTCAGAACAAGTTATGGTCAGGATGTATTAGAACATTCAATTGAAGTGGCAAACTTTGCAGGTTTAATGGCTGCTGAATTAGGATTAAATGTTGAATTGGCTAAAAGGGCAGCGCTGTTACACGATATTGGAAAGGCAATTGATCATGAGGTTGAAGGATCACATGCTATAGTTGGTGGCCAAATTGCAAAAAGATATAATGAAAAGTTGGAAGTAGTAAATGCAATTCAATATCATCATAATGAAGTAGATCCAATGACACCTGAAGCAGTGATTGTAGGTGCAGCTGATGCAGTTTCTGCAGCAAGACCTGGTGCCAGAAGAGAAACACTTGAAAATTATATTAGAAGAATAGAGCAATTAGAAGAAATAGCAAAAGGGTTCAGACATGTTGATAAAGCCTATGCTATTCAAGCAGGAAGAGAATTAAGGGTTATAGTACAGCCTGATAAAATAGATGACGCTTTAGCAGATAAATTAGCAAGAGATATTTCTGCTCAGATAGAGGAAACTATGGAATATCCAGGAGTTATTAAGGTTACGGTTATTAGAGAAAAAAGAAGTGTAGCATATGCATCATAA
- a CDS encoding clostripain-related cysteine peptidase — protein sequence MKKSIFFVLTLVISFFLSSCITFDKQSPLLTNEYLEGIPLVLEFSRPVVKVDIYDGNNKIYSYSGDIIYELKTNLILHNDVTVKITEFYKERQYTDIIKKVEPQIQFLLYGGADNNLDMKYEDPLTNETDYFFDLDIDEIERSIRKSLLNISVVILGDRSAKNDEIIFISNFKGNYMEYRFSPSDFGFSSELSSASTKTLFEFMDKLAVRNNNTVKALDLWDHGNGWAWESKSLSIQPKAIIQDDTTNKVLRIKDIKDVINEYEKKYNTKIDILAFDACNMTSLEIIYEFKDLVDYFIGSVYSIAGFGFYYDIFYDLDINNLESSLVYNIIDKYKYYYTQVSYLDRLSLVGVNMRAFSEVWNKINDVKTVKSNFVLYKNDGKYRSEPTDMIDVNDLILNTGEFLSSYVKPAIVNSVVRIDGVDYLNYSGIGVMFENIFDTNPNGYYDDYKALDFYNDFQQWIESTWKNIIKNY from the coding sequence ATGAAAAAATCCATCTTTTTTGTTTTAACATTAGTTATTTCCTTTTTTTTATCTTCATGTATAACCTTTGATAAACAAAGTCCATTATTAACAAATGAATATTTAGAAGGAATACCTCTGGTTTTAGAATTTTCAAGACCAGTGGTAAAGGTTGATATTTATGATGGGAACAATAAAATTTATTCATATAGTGGAGATATAATTTATGAATTAAAAACAAATTTGATTTTACACAATGATGTAACCGTAAAAATTACAGAATTTTATAAAGAAAGACAATATACGGATATTATAAAAAAAGTGGAACCACAGATACAATTTTTGTTATATGGTGGTGCAGATAATAATCTGGATATGAAATATGAAGATCCGCTAACAAACGAAACAGATTATTTTTTTGATCTGGATATTGATGAAATTGAAAGATCTATACGGAAATCATTGCTGAATATATCAGTTGTTATTCTGGGAGATAGGAGTGCAAAAAATGATGAAATAATATTTATTTCTAATTTTAAAGGGAATTATATGGAATATAGATTCTCTCCATCGGATTTTGGATTTTCTAGTGAGTTGAGTTCAGCATCAACAAAAACATTATTCGAATTTATGGATAAATTAGCAGTAAGAAATAATAATACCGTAAAAGCATTGGATTTGTGGGATCATGGAAATGGATGGGCATGGGAATCAAAAAGTCTCTCAATTCAACCTAAAGCTATTATACAGGATGATACAACAAATAAAGTTTTAAGAATAAAGGACATAAAAGATGTTATTAATGAGTATGAAAAAAAATACAATACAAAGATAGATATTCTTGCTTTTGATGCATGTAATATGACCAGCCTGGAAATTATATATGAATTTAAAGACTTAGTTGATTATTTTATAGGTTCTGTATATTCTATTGCAGGATTTGGATTCTATTATGATATTTTTTATGATTTAGATATAAATAATCTCGAATCATCATTGGTATACAATATAATAGATAAATATAAATATTATTATACACAGGTTTCTTATCTTGATAGGTTAAGTTTAGTTGGAGTTAATATGAGAGCTTTTTCGGAAGTATGGAATAAAATAAATGATGTTAAGACAGTAAAAAGCAATTTTGTATTATACAAAAATGATGGCAAATATCGGTCAGAACCAACTGATATGATAGACGTTAATGATTTAATATTAAATACAGGAGAATTTTTAAGTAGTTATGTTAAGCCAGCAATTGTGAATTCTGTTGTAAGGATTGATGGTGTAGATTATCTGAATTATAGTGGAATTGGAGTAATGTTTGAAAATATTTTTGATACAAATCCAAATGGTTATTATGATGATTATAAAGCCCTTGATTTTTATAATGATTTTCAGCAGTGGATAGAAAGCACGTGGAAAAATATTATAAAAAATTATTAG
- the mreB gene encoding rod shape-determining protein — translation MAKHDLGIDLGTATFIVYKKGEGIIINEPSVVAVDKLTNTIAAFGNEAKAMIGKTPYGVEITHPMQDGVIAYPSLIEQLLRYFIKQAKTGFLPSKPNLVIGIPARTTDVERRAVKDAAEKVGANKAFLVLEPIIAAIGIGLDITKPNGHLIVDLGGGTTDIAVISLSGSVISESIKLAGEAMDAEIIKYIKRKYKFLIGEATAELLKKEIGKAHKDIETLEIEVRGQDIASGMPSSRVINSDDIFEAIEGVLDEIIQKTKAVLENTPPELSADILKNGIYLAGGTANLRGLSQLFEERTGVKTEVAENPQLCVAQGAGILLDNPQLLSKVAVI, via the coding sequence ATGGCAAAACATGATCTTGGAATAGATTTAGGGACAGCAACTTTTATTGTATATAAAAAAGGAGAAGGTATAATAATAAACGAACCATCTGTGGTAGCGGTTGATAAATTGACGAATACAATAGCAGCTTTTGGTAATGAAGCTAAAGCGATGATTGGGAAAACACCATATGGTGTCGAAATAACCCATCCAATGCAGGATGGAGTTATTGCTTATCCGTCTTTAATTGAACAATTATTAAGATATTTTATAAAACAAGCAAAGACAGGATTTTTACCATCGAAACCAAATCTTGTAATTGGAATTCCCGCAAGAACTACTGATGTAGAAAGAAGAGCAGTTAAGGATGCTGCAGAAAAGGTGGGAGCAAACAAAGCCTTTTTGGTTTTAGAACCAATTATAGCTGCTATAGGTATAGGCCTTGATATAACAAAACCAAATGGACATTTAATAGTAGATTTGGGTGGTGGAACCACAGATATTGCAGTTATTAGTTTAAGTGGAAGTGTTATTTCCGAGTCAATAAAATTAGCTGGAGAGGCTATGGATGCAGAGATTATTAAATATATTAAAAGAAAGTATAAATTCTTGATTGGTGAAGCAACAGCAGAACTTTTGAAAAAAGAGATAGGTAAAGCGCATAAAGATATTGAAACGCTGGAAATAGAAGTAAGAGGTCAGGATATAGCAAGTGGAATGCCATCATCAAGGGTAATAAATTCAGATGATATTTTTGAGGCTATAGAAGGCGTTTTAGATGAAATAATTCAGAAAACAAAGGCTGTATTAGAAAATACACCACCAGAGTTGTCGGCAGATATATTGAAAAATGGCATTTATCTTGCAGGTGGAACAGCTAATTTACGTGGGTTGTCACAATTATTTGAAGAAAGGACAGGAGTTAAAACTGAAGTTGCAGAAAATCCTCAATTATGCGTTGCACAGGGGGCAGGTATATTATTAGATAATCCTCAATTATTATCAAAAGTTGCTGTAATATAA
- a CDS encoding mechanosensitive ion channel family protein gives MNVELIIDYSIRIGISIIVLILTKIFSKITYSSVIKIVEKAGKSLSYKNTLKVLINIASYTLGGFIILSLIFKDFMPFLTGLGVSGVIVAFAIQEPLANFICGILLMFSKTIKEGDAIEVNGVSGSVKQIDLNHTIINTFDGKLVRIPNKTMWSSSITNYWPSDIRRSEINIGVSYDTNLNDFLEIINGYLKKSNLIYKDENHNPIVLFSGFGASSIDFSIKFWLKKEDFFEGTKKIATEIFDLLNKNNIEIPFNQLDVNIKNGGK, from the coding sequence ATGAATGTGGAGTTGATTATAGATTATTCCATCAGAATAGGCATTAGTATAATAGTTTTAATACTAACAAAAATATTTTCAAAGATCACCTATTCTTCAGTTATAAAAATTGTTGAAAAAGCAGGAAAATCATTATCTTATAAAAATACCTTAAAGGTATTAATAAATATTGCTTCATATACACTTGGCGGTTTTATTATTTTATCTCTTATATTTAAAGATTTTATGCCATTTTTAACTGGATTAGGAGTTTCTGGTGTAATTGTAGCTTTTGCAATACAGGAACCATTAGCTAATTTTATTTGTGGAATTCTTTTAATGTTTTCAAAAACAATAAAAGAAGGCGATGCAATTGAAGTAAATGGGGTTTCTGGAAGTGTTAAACAAATCGATTTAAATCACACCATAATAAATACTTTTGATGGAAAACTGGTAAGAATACCAAACAAAACCATGTGGAGTAGCTCTATCACTAATTACTGGCCTTCAGATATTAGGAGAAGTGAAATAAATATCGGCGTGTCATATGATACAAATTTAAATGATTTCTTAGAAATAATCAACGGATACCTTAAGAAATCAAATCTTATATATAAAGATGAAAACCACAATCCCATCGTTTTGTTTTCCGGATTTGGAGCTTCTTCAATAGATTTTTCCATAAAATTCTGGTTAAAAAAAGAGGATTTTTTTGAAGGAACAAAAAAAATTGCTACAGAGATTTTTGATTTATTAAACAAAAATAATATAGAAATTCCATTTAATCAACTTGATGTTAATATAAAAAACGGTGGAAAATAA
- the flgG gene encoding flagellar basal-body rod protein FlgG: protein MLVSLYSASTGMIAQQRRLDTISNNLSNVDTTGYKAQRIEFQDLLYTPIKEAGTPTAQNSVLPTGEYVGHGVKIGATNRIFTQGNIEQTGGTFDMAIMGDGFFQVQLQDGRIAYSRDGSFKVDSNGRLVNSQGLLFVPNITLPTNAESVNVSPDGIVSAKLPDGTIQNVGNITLVKFVNPAGLKAIGSNLFLSTPASGVATEGIPNQDGFGSIEQGSLEKSNVDVVKEMVNMIVAQRTYDLNARAVQTADDFLRTVGTLKR from the coding sequence ATGTTAGTATCTCTTTATTCTGCATCTACAGGGATGATTGCTCAACAAAGAAGACTCGACACAATATCTAATAACTTATCTAACGTAGACACTACAGGTTATAAAGCTCAAAGGATTGAGTTTCAAGATTTATTATACACTCCCATAAAAGAAGCTGGAACTCCAACAGCTCAAAATTCTGTGTTACCTACTGGAGAATATGTTGGACATGGTGTAAAAATAGGAGCTACGAATAGAATTTTCACCCAGGGAAACATCGAACAAACTGGCGGAACATTTGATATGGCAATTATGGGAGATGGTTTCTTTCAAGTCCAATTACAAGATGGAAGAATAGCATATTCAAGAGATGGTTCATTTAAAGTAGATTCAAATGGAAGACTTGTAAATTCTCAGGGCTTATTATTTGTTCCAAACATTACTTTACCTACAAATGCAGAAAGTGTTAATGTTTCACCTGATGGAATTGTCAGTGCAAAATTACCTGATGGAACAATTCAAAATGTTGGAAACATCACTCTTGTAAAATTTGTAAATCCCGCTGGTTTAAAAGCTATTGGAAGTAATCTCTTTTTATCAACTCCAGCATCAGGTGTAGCAACTGAAGGTATTCCAAATCAAGATGGATTTGGTTCAATTGAACAGGGCTCTTTAGAAAAATCAAATGTTGATGTTGTAAAAGAAATGGTTAATATGATAGTTGCTCAAAGAACATATGATTTAAACGCAAGAGCTGTACAAACTGCAGATGACTTCTTAAGAACAGTAGGAACATTGAAGAGATAA
- a CDS encoding flagellar hook-basal body protein translates to MNRGLYISTMGMLANMAQLDTISNNLANADTTGYKKDEITFKAYLKKEFRNYDSVDIKRGKHVGYMETALVADETKPIISQGQIVETNNPTDFAIFGDGFFKVERNGKIYYSRNGEFKRNQEGYLVTSEGDYLLDSNNKHIQVPKNFTVDESGNIYNGTQSTGQKISIVNLKKPSKFGINLFTGTEVVSNNYKIIQGSIEKSNVNTLKEMINLINANRAFNILEKSVQTQDYMTGKIIESAQRI, encoded by the coding sequence ATGAATAGAGGACTTTACATTTCCACTATGGGGATGCTTGCTAATATGGCTCAATTAGATACAATTTCAAACAATCTTGCAAATGCTGATACAACAGGGTATAAAAAAGATGAAATAACCTTTAAAGCGTATCTAAAAAAAGAATTTAGAAATTATGATTCAGTAGACATAAAAAGAGGAAAACATGTTGGTTACATGGAAACAGCTTTGGTTGCAGATGAAACAAAACCAATAATATCTCAGGGACAAATAGTAGAAACAAATAATCCTACAGATTTCGCTATTTTTGGTGATGGTTTTTTCAAGGTCGAAAGAAACGGAAAAATTTATTACTCTAGAAATGGCGAATTCAAAAGAAACCAGGAAGGATATCTGGTTACATCAGAAGGGGATTACCTATTGGATTCAAACAATAAACATATTCAAGTACCTAAAAATTTTACCGTTGATGAATCAGGAAATATTTATAACGGCACTCAATCTACAGGACAAAAAATTTCAATAGTTAATCTTAAAAAACCTTCTAAATTTGGTATTAATCTTTTTACCGGAACTGAAGTTGTATCAAATAACTATAAAATAATACAGGGCAGTATAGAAAAATCAAACGTTAATACATTAAAAGAGATGATTAATTTAATAAACGCTAATAGAGCTTTTAATATATTAGAAAAATCTGTGCAAACTCAAGATTATATGACTGGAAAAATCATAGAAAGTGCTCAAAGAATATAA
- a CDS encoding STAS domain-containing protein: protein MDFTVDFSEQEKFYLIKVEGEIDAYHSATFKQKTKEKLTELSYTKYVIDMSLVSYIDSAGLGAIVSLLKESRNLKKELVLVGLQPQVRKIFEMTKLDKIVKIVDTIEEI, encoded by the coding sequence ATGGATTTTACAGTAGATTTTTCTGAACAGGAAAAATTTTATTTGATTAAGGTTGAAGGGGAAATTGATGCTTATCATTCTGCAACATTCAAGCAAAAAACTAAAGAGAAATTAACAGAATTATCCTATACTAAATATGTTATTGATATGTCTTTGGTTTCTTATATTGATAGTGCTGGGTTAGGTGCAATTGTAAGTTTGTTAAAAGAATCAAGAAATTTGAAAAAAGAGTTAGTCTTAGTTGGATTACAACCTCAGGTTAGAAAGATATTTGAAATGACTAAACTTGATAAAATTGTAAAAATCGTAGATACTATAGAAGAAATATAA